The segment CTGTTTAttgtttcaaattttatttttttttatttttacacatTCCAGAAGAACAATGGAgagatctcaaaaaaaaaaggattattttCCGGGGAAAATTATGATCAAAAAATCTTCCgggaagaaattaagaaattaaaaagaaaagcaatcCCGGAAGTTAGGAGATCTCTCCTCAGTTATTCTGGAATGTTTTGGAGGGGATTTCTCATTCACCCATTCTCAGTGGCTACTTAGTGTTTTGTGGATCAGGGGCCATCTCTCATGTGGGGAAGAAACACGCAAAATTCGCtttcaaaaaaacaaaacgcTTTTGtacatttcaaaaattcaaaatggcgtcatGGCGTCCAAAAATTGGCAATAACGGTTATGAAAAATTTGGTTTGAGGCAAAGAAAGATAGataatttattatcttttagacattctttttttcgttttttttctattcttctcaaaaatgttaaaaattctataattttttaagctttctaaaaaaaacaaaagacaATAGATTATccatattttcttgtaaataatATGGCGAATTTTGTGCGGGAAAAAATGGCTCCAGACGCCATCTTTGCGATTACAATTTCATGCGTGCACTAATGTGGTTTCTTTTATCATTGAAGGCGGCCCACCGGGTATTGGCCCAATGAATCCACGTATGAATCCACCCAGAGGCCCCGGTATGGGGCCAATGGGTCCCGGTAATTACGGACCAGCCGGTATTCGGGGTCCACCACCACCAAATAGCTCACTTGGTGGCCCAGGTGGACCGGGTTTACCGCCTGGTATGGGAATTGCCGGTGGACGACCACAGTGGCAGCCTAACACCTCTACAACAATGAGCTACTCCTCGTCATCACCTGGCACGTATGGGGGTCCACCTGGATCTGGGCCACCGGGCCCCGGGACACCCATAATGCCGTCACCGCAGGACTCATCCAATTCCGGTGGGGAGAACATGTACACGCTGATGAAGCCGGTATCGGGCGGAAATATGGGCGGGGTAAgtgaataaattgattgaggttatgtcattttatagaaaaatattcggGATTTTCCGCCAtgatgggaaaaattgaattttgtcttttttttttattttgcaaaatggcgtAAAATGGTTGCcatctttttttgtaataatgcGAAAGTATTCTTGATGACTTTTCAGGAATTCCCAATGGGCGGTGGGCCCGATGGTGGGCAAATGGGTCCCATGGGGCCATCAACAATGGGTCCCGTGTTGAATGGCGATGGACTCGATGGTATGAAGAATAGCCCGGCAAATGGTGGCCCTGGTACACCCCGTGAGGATTCTGGAAGTGGCATGGGGGACTACAATCTAGGGGCTTTTGCGGGACCAGGCGAAAATGTGAGTATCCCGTCTTCcggaagatatttttttctcttattttttaaaggttaaTTGAGGATGACTCAAAAATtggttttaaattgattttcaaactgatttttaaatgattttcaccaatgtgtgagaaaaatgtcTTCCTATTTCTTAGAATTAATGGATCATCCTCATTATTAGTATTTAAGGGTTCTGTGGGTTATTATAAGATCAAGTACCTTTACGTAAGAGTCTCGATTCATTGCAAAAAGAGGATTTTCCCAGAGTTTACAGCGAATTTTAGAACTATTTCACAAATACTAATGGCGATGAGGAATACAAAGATGATGCAGATtacgatgatgatgaagacGATGATGGCGTTGAAGATGGAAGAGATGACGAAGACGATGGAATCCAATCAGACGAAGACGAAGAAAACCAATCAGACGAAGACTAAGGAGAAAACTGAAGAGAAGATGGAGGAAACGAAGAAAGCTGAGAAGCCCGTGACACCCAAAAAGACAGGGAAGACGTGGAAAGATGTGGAGAAAATAAGGAGAAGACTGAGGAAGCAATGAGTACAGAGAAAAGTGGATGAGAAGACGAAGATGATGAAGCAAACTAAGATGGCGTTGAAGACTAAAAAGACAACAAAATGGCGCACatgcttaaaaaattgacGAAAGACGTTAAAAAAACGTTGAAGACAAACTCAACGAAGGAAAAGACAACGAAGATGGGTCAAGAGCCGAAAGATttggagaaaatcaattttaatgctGAATCGAGAGGAAAGAatgataattttaagaaaatttttaaagattaaaaaatccaaaataggtaaagataaaataatttctatttcaTAAGAAATCTAATATAGAATTAtcgtaaaacaaaaatttctcttgGAAACTACCATGTGACCTGTTTTTCAGGATCAGACGGAATCAGCGGCAATTCTCAAGATCAAAGAAAGTATGCAAGAGGAGGCGAAGAGATTTGAAAAGGATTCAGACCATCCGGACTACTTTATgcagtaaaacaaaaaaaaagggcaTAGAAGAAAACAAGAACAAGGACACTTTTCCGGAATTATTGTGTACagatgtattttattttatttttttggttaaattgTGGTGTTATCCTGGTTCCAAAAACTTTGAGTCTCACGGTGATCGCGTGTGTGCGAGAGAGAAGACGATGTAGTGGgtgtaatttatattaattttcttagtaattcattaaaatcttaCCTGTTCCGAGTatcctcccaaaaaaaaaacaaatcttttctctctcagagaacttaataaagaaaatatttaaagaaaaaaaaggaaaacttttccaatagATTCGAATTGATTTGGAGGAGattattaagaaagaaaaaaaaaaagaataatctttaagtgcaaaaacaaaaaatgaatgattatatataaatagaaatttcttctcttttatttgtgaaaaaaaagtgagcaaAGCATTAGAAATCATTggatataataaattatataaaagaaaaattaagaagaaaagaatatcgATTAGATTAaatatggaagaaaaatgtaagttaattttaaatacaatttattagGTTTCTAATGgataaaaaacaagaaataaatatgGATACAGTgtaccaaaataattttttgttttttctttattttcttttgttgtcCATCtgtgttttgttttttagggaattttaTCTTCAGAACAAAAAGGtatgtaaagaaatttaaaaaaaaactaaattttcaacaataataggaaaacaacaatttattgaaaagatttttggaaatacaaaattttgtttaaataataattttttaaaattaaagaaatagaaagaaaCTTAAGAGCTATATGAAGTACGTAGAGAAAGTTGATTGTTTCAGAGCAGAATTAAGGTGAATCGTTCTTCCTTTCCAATGATCCCTATATATTTTCACCcacaaaatcaaaagaaattaaaagagttttaaaggtttgaaattatttaaaaataatggtctttttatttaaattgaaaaaataaagttttttcttattgaattaagtaaaatttttatttgaatctggacaaagttaaaaaaaaaacctttgtaCATTTAACCCAGATATGTCCTCTATCTATTGTactataattaattttcctttactattgttaatttttagagaataaaagtcgcattaaaattaaagaatgaaaTGCCATAAGGTGCAAGAATTTGATTAAAGACTgattttaagaactttttaagCGAATTTTTCAAGCTATATCTGGGTTAAATGGGAAtagatttttgtttaaattaaaaaaataaataaaccaaaaCTGTTAGTCGGATAGAGTTCCTTCCTTCGGAGGAATTTTAGTACCATTGAAGATCTCACAAAAGGAATAAAAGTTTCCCATGTAAAACATCAGCAAGGAGATTATTTGagggaaattgaaagaaaaattagcaaCAAATTTTGGGCAATATTAGTGTGAGTAAAATCCtgtatttttcattccttttttcaccacataattctttttctaattGATATTTTCGCGACATTCGCGACTACGTCAAACAACactctgttaatttttttttgcttcttctctttctttaaatatttctagttaatattaattaataattcttttagtgttttttttctcttattgaTTGGTTTATCATCTAACAAGGAtagaattaagattttttttgaaatgttatttttttaatatctttttttttttgattcaatAAGACACcgttttgttctttttttcttaataattttctttttgggaggaaagtaaagagatatttttttggggagctaaaagttattttgcttcctttagtaaatatttttttctttgaaattctaGAATTTGTTtcactttctttttcttttaattaactttccATCCTACATCTACGCAACAcacttttattttgttttttctctctaaattgACTGGGCTATTACATCGCATCATTACTAATGTTTTGTTCTCTCTAAGTCCTGTTCTAAGTAAGTTCTTTGCATTGTTTCTGATTTTTGGCTTTCATATTGCTTTTGCGAAATGCCTGCGACagatacaaagaaaaaaagaaaatttatttatttaaaaaaatatttcgcatttgcaggtaaaaaattcaaatctacttttgtgatttttatactTAACATcaaacaacgaaaaaaaattgaaaaacaaagtttaagtgttgttgtgtgtgtggagaGAGCAACGGATGTGTGAGTGTGAGGGGTGAACGAGAAAAAACAGGGATTCTATCTaaggaataaatttaagattattcattttctgtattaaaaaaaaaaatatttctttgagaattcattattgaatgaaaattaagaaaattctcttaaatgacgattttttttaatttttgaatccaaaaattagttttatttcatgattttttttgctaaactgaaaaattaaaggaatgaTTTCTAAGACTCTGAAAttgtcaattaaaatatttttttgttgaaacttTTACCATCTCCTTAATTCTCCTTTagataagaaatatttcttttttaaataaataatcttaaaaactcctttttatgtataaaaaaaaaacaatttttttttaatttttattatccaAATGTGATgtggaatgaaaaatattgaggATTCCTTCTTTTAGtatagaaagagagagaaaatggatCACACCTACATTCTAAAAAACAGGGAGAATAAACACCAAAAAATGGGATGCACAGAGAGAAAGGAAGAAggcctttttttaatttctctaatCGATGATTTAATGTCCATTGTCATTAAGTTATTGTACAATTTTGTTTGTGAATTgtaaggaaattcaatttattaatttttactaaatagccaattatttttttttataataataattttcttttattaattaaaaacgaattaaaatcgaagagaataaatatacgaatagattttcatttgtttttttttttttaataattttgatttctttaacaggattctttttttttaaatttatttaacctACAATccaatttgttaatttctcatggaaaatatctttttttttctttcattttgtttatacacatttttttttatatatcgACTACACTATGACACAGAAACCACAATATTAGGAGGTCCTAGGGGGTAGGGCTCGGAAGGGAAAGTTGTGTGGGCGGCTTTGTGGCTTTCGGTCTACGGGGGCATGTGTCTGTctctttgagtttttttcaGCCCCATTTGCAGCTGCGGCGACTCAGGCTTCTTTTGGGTTTTGCTTTTGAGTCTTTTTTGGCACATTTCGGGCCTACACACACCACACGCCTCATTAGTGGGGAGTTGACCCTCTCAACTGTCTACTTGAGGATACGCCGATTGCAGCTGGTCCGCCGCCTCTGCACCAGCTAAATAAATCCGTTGGCCACGAAGCAAGGAAGGAGGGTATAATATGTTTgtcttttgataattttttcttcttttcttaatgttttttttttattattttacttatttttagcTCATCACGTTCTACCACacctaaatatttcttctaaatCTTTGGCATTgcttcggttttttttttatcgaagGGAACATTTTTTGGGGGATGTGCGGAGgcaaataaaagacaaaagaaaaaattggtgTGTAAGTTTCCAAACAATGAGACAAAGATGCAAATGGgagttgcaaaagaaataaaagattttttagggGAAACACCAGAGGATTAGTTAGGACCGCCATACTATATAGGGCACAtagttttatgaatttttgatttgttattttaaaaaaaatcaattttttcaatgaattttgcattccagattctttaaaaatttctttttcagcaaaagaataaagaaaataatttttcttttcaattagaaattttttaaaaattgatttacaagatattttaaatagaaatttgattaataaagaattttcgttTAGACAGTGATAAACTTTTGACCCTGAAAtgttatttgaaataatttactttccctgtttttagtacaaaaaatGACCCAAAAGCATTCTTATTTTCTGATCAAATccatttgattaaattaaagaaagagttttagaaatttttacgTAAAACGTTGATTAGAAATTATCTCTCACATATTTTAAAGACAGACTTTGTTAATAGCCCaggaaagttaatttttggGGTTACACAAATTCGAAGACGgctaaattttgcaccattcgatagcaaaaattaaaagaaatcatgtTTCTTTGGACGAAAACTGCGCTTATGTGGTtgctttttccacaaaatgcgATTGAATATTCTCCATacaatttctcataattttatatagaagCCATTAAATGAACAGGTGGCGCCGCGAGTATTTCaactaagaaattcaatttaatattttaaccttaaaataaatgtttttgtttttatttttgcattcgAACCATACGTCCGGAATACGTGAATTTTTGGTGGTGCCCCACGCTTTGGGCAGGGATGTGACCTTGAGTGTTTGAGCgtggtgagaaatttttgaaaagtcaCGGAAGGGGTGCGTCCGGCTATCGCTGAATTTCCTCGGGAAGTAATACCTGTAAGTAATTATTGAATCTTTGGAGCTCTCTGTCAAGCACAACAttcatgaaattattgaattctGCCAGGAAGCTGGGAAAGGCGGAAAAACTTCAGAAAATCCTGTAAATTTTTGTACACGCATCAACACCGTACGTCCGGAATACGTGAGTTTTGGTGGTGCCCCACAGTTTGGGCAGGGATGTGACCTTGAGCGTTTGAGCgtggtgagaaatttttgaaaagtcaCGGAAGGGGTGCGTCCGGCTATCGCTGAATTTCCTCGGGAAGTAATACCTGTAAGTAATTATTGAATCTTTGGAGCTCTCTGTCAAGCACAACAttcatgaaattattgaattctGCCAGGAAGCTGGGAAAGGCGGAAAAACTTCAGAAAATCCTGTAAATTTTTGTACACGCATCAACACCGTACGTCCGGAATACGTGAGTTTTGGTGGTGCCCCATGGTTTGGGCAGGGATGTGACCTTGAGCGTTTGAGCgtggtgagaaatttttgaaaagtcaCGGAAGGGGTGCGTCCGGCTATCGCTGAATTTCCTCGGGAAGTAATACCTGTAAGTAATTATTGAATCTTTGGAGCTCTCTGTCAAGCACAACAttcatgaaattattgaattctGCCAGGAAGCTGGGAAAGGCGGAAAAACTTCAGAAAATCCTGTAAATTTTTGTACACGCATCAACACCGTACGTCCGGAATACGTGAGTTTTGGTGGTGCCCCATGGTTTGGGCAGGGATGTGACCTTGAGCGTTTGAGCgtggtgagaaatttttgaaaagtcaCGGAAGGGGTGCGTCCGGCTATCGCTGAATTTCCTCGGGAAGTAATACCTGTAAGTAATTATTGAATCTTTGGAGTTCTCTGTCAAGCACAACAttcatgaaattattgaattctGTCAGAAAGCTGTCAGCGTgttgtgaaaatattattgctTCACCTCAGGATGGATAAGTCAGGTGAGGACGATGAGATGTCCTTTGAGCTAGAGGAAAATCCTATGGAAATATCTACTGAATTTTCTCTACAAACATCATCTGCAGCATCATCTACGGTAAATAACATCTTTAAATTtgtacaattaaaaattttttttctataattttttttcaacacttaGCTAATCCTTAATTTCATTTAGAGATCAAAGTTTGTCAATTTATGGAATACGCTTTACAATTGCGGGAAGCATTTTTAGAGTTGATATTTTCTAAGatgaaattaagaatttttaatatatacctattttttaattataggAAACTTTTAATTCAGAAAAGGATTGTTTCATTTGCGGAAAGATAGCCATTgtttcttcaaaaataccaGTAAAGAAAAGGCCGGCCGTACATAAAGTAAAAAATCTCGATTCAATTCATGCCATCTTGAAACATGCTCAGGATAGAAAGGATGAATGTGGAAATGTAGTGGCCaggagaattttaaatatgtCCGATGATGAGGCTGCGAACTGTCATTACCACGACAAATGTAAGACAACATTCTTGAAAACACCTCAAAATTCGGATGCAGGAATTGGAAGGCCAAAAGATGATCTTAAATATAAGACATTTATTAAGCTGTGTGAAGAACTAGATTCAGATTTGGATGGCGTTTTTTCACTTGAAGAGTTGGTAGAAAGGATGAAAATAATTGGGGGTAAAAACActtatttgttgaaaaaatttgtatttttttattgactaATACCGAATTAAATTTCCAGGAGAAAATTCAGCTTATAAAGCTTCTTATCTGAAGGAGAAATTGAGTGTCCATTACggagataaaatttttgtctCTAATGTTGTTGGACAATCTTCAGTGTTTTGTTTCAAAGGTAAAGCCGATGACAtggtttttgatttttggaaaaatcaaaaatcgaAAGATGAAGTTTTAGATATGCGCAAACAACTATTGAGAAAGGCTGCGAATATTCTAAAGGAGGATATTCGATCTATGAATGTTGACATCAGCAATTACATCTGCGGCGATGTGCTAAATGATACTAATGTGGTTCCAAGTTCTCTTCGAGAATTTGTCTCAGAGATTTTGGATGTAAAAAGCTCCTCCCGTATAAGACCCAAAGAAGCACTCATGCAAGCTATTGTATCTGTATGTCGGCCAAGATCGTATATACCTCCTCTACTACTAGCTCTAGGAGTCTATATACACCGCCACTTCGAATCCAGGCACCTCATTGATCTTCTGCATGTGCTTGGATTCTCCGTAAGTTATGAAGAAGTCCAACGGTTTACCTATTCTGCCATTGCATTGAATCGTGGTGAGGCAAGCGAACCAAATTCTTTATCAGAGTTTGTCCAATTCGCGTTTGATAATGCAGATTTTAATATACGAACGTTGGATGGACATGGAACGTTCCACAATATGGGTGGAATAAAGTAAGTATGTGTAATACATAAAGgagttgatatttttttaaaataattttatatctgattattatttttcatatagGTGTGTGACACCAAAGGTTGTGTTAAAAAACGCATATATTATTCCGCGTGTCATGGGCACTCTTACATTTAAAGATCTCAATGAAGGGCATATGCCAATAAGGCATTATAAAAAGCCAGTGTCTTCAGGTTTAAAGTCCATAAGTATCCaggaaatcaatttgaatgatGGTTTTGGACTTTGGAAAAAAGGAGAGGCAATGGACTACTTTTGGTTGTTTTCctataatatttcaaaaccTCTAAATCCCAAGCCAGCATGGAATGGATACATGCAGGtaagtaaaaataattttcaaaatttattttaataggtaattgataatattttttgttcacTTGATGTAGATTGTAATGGAAACCTCTTCTCCAGAACACGAGAGTTCTTCAATTGAAATTGTGCCGTTCATTAATTTGCCACCTGGAGATCTCAGTTGCATTTATACCGCATTGAAATTTGCGACTGAACAATGTAGATTGCAGCACCAAAAAACATGTTTTGTGACCTTCGACCAACCTTTGTACCTGAAAGCAAGGGAAATTGCAGGCGCGTTGGAACATACGAATGATCTTCCTGGTCTTATAGTGCGGCTTGGAGGGTTCCACCTTCTTATGAGCTTCATCGGCGCCGTTGGATATGTCATGACGGGAAGTGGGATAGAGGATATGTGGGCGCAAGTTTACGCTTCTAATACAATCCCACACATGATAACGGGTCATGCATATTCACGCTCCTTAAGAGCTCATTTTTTGGGACAAATGGCGCTTgcaaaattgatatttaaagAATCCGCTTTGGAGAttaattctttgcaaaatgcGACAGAAGACATCTATACTCGTATGgtggatgaaaaattgtccGCCGAAGATGCCACCAATGATGAATGTATCCAACTGCTTCATGACATTATATCCCGCACAACGGACAGTTTGTCGAAAAAGAATAGAACCGCCAAATTGTGGATCAACTATTTTCACAATGTAagtattatcaatttttataatgtatttagttatttattcaatttataattttaggTGAATATTATGCGGCAATTTATACGCGCCGAACGCACAGGAAATTGGCAACTACACTTGCAAAGTATTGAAGCAATGTTGCCTTATTTCCACTCATCCGGCCACTTGAATTACGCCAAATCAGCGCATTTGTATCTACAGGATATGGCAAATTTGCAGAATCAAATGGAACCTGCagaatatcaaaattttacggagtaatttgattcatttaattttttttaaattaattttaaatccctaacgtaatgtaatatttttattatttatagaaaaggATATTTCGTTATCCGCCGTACCAATAAATTTTGGAGCGGCGTGTCCGTTGACATTACTATTGAGCAGGAACTAATGCGTTCATTTAAAACAAGTGGAGGTCTCACCCACGGCAGAGGCATTAATGAAGGGACACTCTCAAAGTGGATTGGAGGTATTCGCCATTGTATACCTATATGCAATTCTCTGGAGGAATTTTGCCAACTCAAAAATATAACTTCAGAACAGCATGTGGAGCTACGTGATAGTAGAAAGTCAAGAGACTTTAAAGATGTACTGAGCTTTACCACATGGCTCGAACAACGCGATCCGTTTGCAGATAGACCCGAAAATGAGTTGGCATCATTGTCGACAGGAATAATAGGCGATGAGTATGTTAACTGTGACTATGCATTAGAAATAGGAAAAGATTCTATAAAATCAATGATCGGAAAGTCGTTTACGGATGTTAAACTAAAGAGGTCAAGTAAGGTCAAGCCTCTGTCAGCTATGTCCAATGTGGCTCTTATCGGAGGTGACGAAGTGCAAATCAACAATGAACTACTAATGAGTAGAATAATGTGCCTTCAAGATCGTTTCAATACACCCCTAAGTACATTCCTGGAATATGAACTTTCTCCTCGACCGCTGTCCCTTTTTGATGAAGTTTGTATGCgtaaaaatgataaatcgGCCATAGAAAAActgattcaaaaatttgctcCATGCACCTCAAATCCTCCTGAAAATTGTCGGTAAGTTATTAATAATTCAGAGCTTCATATTGTTTGCTCATTGagacattttaatgaaaaattttaataaatttaggaAAGTACaaaagctaaaatattttctaattaaatttgagaCTTATAGTATGacaagaataattaaatttaatcctaatgattttttgtttaactgATTTGCACCattaataataaagttttttgaaTAGCCTTGATTTCATAAAATTGTCTTTCCTTAATTTTAGGTTTATAATTGACGGAGGATATTTGATGCACGCAGTCAACTGGCAGAGACCGGCTACTTACAATGACATTTGCAACGCTTATGTTGAATATGTAAAGCATCACTACGGAGAGGATTCCATTGTTATTTTCGACGGATACAATGATTCTCAGTCAACAAAATACGTGGAACAACAACGAAGATCCACGAAAAAGTCGTCATCCAATATAACAGTGAAGTCTGATTACCTCGTTACCACGACAAAAGAGAACTTTCtgggaaatattcaaaataaagcAGCTCTGATTTTAATGCTTGCAACCCATATGCAAAAAGCCGGTATATGTGTGCTACAATCTTTCGGTGATGCTGATGTACTAATTGTTAAAACGGCGATTGATGTGGCTATTCAAGGAAATGTAATATCAGTAGTGGCTACGGATACGGATATCCTAGTTTTGCTTATTGCATTAGCACCATCGGGTACATCTCTTTTTATGGCGATCCCAAGTTACAATAATAGTCGATGCCATTCTATCACAAATGTGCAGAACCAATTGGGAcctttcaaagaaataatcttGTTTGCCCACGCAATTTCCGGTTGCGACACAACCTCTGCGATATTTagaaagggaaaaaatataattttccagcTTCTCCAAAAAAATCCCTCGCTTGTAGAGAAGGTTAAAGTCTTTAATGAGCCAAATTGCACtcaaaatgaaattgcaaACGCGGGAGAGAGCTTTTTCCTTGCTTTGTTTAGCGCCGGAGAGTGCAAAGATCTGAGCAAATTGCGGATTATTCtatacaaaaaatcaattggaaaCAAAAAAGATATAAGTGACAAATTTGATTTCCGCTCATTGCCACCCACTTCTGGAGCGGCTAAGCAGCACTCACTCCGTGTTTATTACCaggtaagaaaattttcaatttattcgttCAATAGAAATATAAGGTTCATTCTCctgcaattttttgaatgCATGTAAgtgattttatataattaataGTAATTCACTATAGGTCCAGCAATGGATGGGACGTAATCTTAATCCCACGGAGTGGGGTTGGACTCAAAAAGGAAACCATTTGCTACCCATCCCATCAGAATGTCCATTCGCGCCAATGAATTTGCTAAAGCTAATAAGATGTAGTTGTAAAAAAGAGTGTAATATCAAATGCGAGTGTCGAAGGTCAGAACTCAACTGCACGGATATGTGTAAGAATTGCCGGAGCACAGGATGTTCGAATTTTTACCATGATAAAAcagaaaatcatgaaatagATGATAATCCAATAGAATCCTggaattaaacttttttttacatgacaATGGAAAATCAGTCTAGatttatataatgtatataatatagaaatataataaagaaatgtataaaaaataataaaggacGAAAATCGATatggttgtgtgtgtgttaaataaaaaaaaaagaaaatgtaagacaatttaattttacgaGGGTGGAAGAGTGATTGTTCTCACTTCGGAATTCATCTGCATGAGACGATGATTCAGACGGAGATTGTGATCCTTGAGGAAGCTTATGAGGTTCGTCTGCTTCTTCAGCAATTCCGCCACAACGGCATTTCGCTGCGTCAACACCACGAAGCTGCAACCCTCGAAGGAACCCCGCATTGCATCCAGAAGGGATTTGGTATGATTGAAGCGCATCACTTGGGCAATGTAGGTGCCATTATTGATGGC is part of the Lutzomyia longipalpis isolate SR_M1_2022 chromosome 3, ASM2433408v1 genome and harbors:
- the LOC129793793 gene encoding uncharacterized protein LOC129793793 translates to MGTLTFKDLNEGHMPIRHYKKPVSSGLKSISIQEINLNDGFGLWKKGEAMDYFWLFSYNISKPLNPKPAWNGYMQIVMETSSPEHESSSIEIVPFINLPPGDLSCIYTALKFATEQCRLQHQKTCFVTFDQPLYLKAREIAGALEHTNDLPGLIVRLGGFHLLMSFIGAVGYVMTGSGIEDMWAQVYASNTIPHMITGHAYSRSLRAHFLGQMALAKLIFKESALEINSLQNATEDIYTRMVDEKLSAEDATNDECIQLLHDIISRTTDSLSKKNRTAKLWINYFHNVNIMRQFIRAERTGNWQLHLQSIEAMLPYFHSSGHLNYAKSAHLYLQDMANLQNQMEPAEYQNFTEKGYFVIRRTNKFWSGVSVDITIEQELMRSFKTSGGLTHGRGINEGTLSKWIGGIRHCIPICNSLEEFCQLKNITSEQHVELRDSRKSRDFKDVLSFTTWLEQRDPFADRPENELASLSTGIIGDEYVNCDYALEIGKDSIKSMIGKSFTDVKLKRSSKVKPLSAMSNVALIGGDEVQINNELLMSRIMCLQDRFNTPLSTFLEYELSPRPLSLFDEVCMRKNDKSAIEKLIQKFAPCTSNPPENCRFIIDGGYLMHAVNWQRPATYNDICNAYVEYVKHHYGEDSIVIFDGYNDSQSTKYVEQQRRSTKKSSSNITVKSDYLVTTTKENFLGNIQNKAALILMLATHMQKAGICVLQSFGDADVLIVKTAIDVAIQGNVISVVATDTDILVLLIALAPSGTSLFMAIPSYNNSRCHSITNVQNQLGPFKEIILFAHAISGCDTTSAIFRKGKNIIFQLLQKNPSLVEKVKVFNEPNCTQNEIANAGESFFLALFSAGECKDLSKLRIILYKKSIGNKKDISDKFDFRSLPPTSGAAKQHSLRVYYQVRKFSIYSFNRNIRFILLQFFECM